A single Elephas maximus indicus isolate mEleMax1 chromosome 2, mEleMax1 primary haplotype, whole genome shotgun sequence DNA region contains:
- the NSA2 gene encoding ribosome biogenesis protein NSA2 homolog — translation MPQNEYIELHRKRYGYRLDYHEKKRKKESREAHERSKKAKKMIGLKAKLYHKQRHAEKIQMKKTIKMHEKRNTKQKNDEKTPQGAVPAYLLDREGQSRAKVLSNMIKQKRKEKAGKWEVPLPKVRAQGETEVLKVIRTGKRKKKAWKRMVTKVCFVGDGFTRKPPKYERFIRPMGLRFKKAHVTHPELKATFCLPILGVKKNPSSPLYTTLGVITKGTVIEVNVSELGLVTQGGKVIWGKYAQVTNNPENDGCINAVLLV, via the exons ATG CCACAAAATGAATATATTGAGTTACACCGTAAGCGCTATGGATATCGTTTGGATTAccatgagaaaaagagaaagaaggaaagtcgAGAGGCTCACGAACGttcaaaaaaggcaaaaaagatgATTGGCCTAAAGGCTAAGCTCTACCATAAGCAACGCCATGCtgagaaaatacaaatgaaaaagac TATCAAGATGCATGAAAAGAGAAACACCAAACAAAAGAATGATGAGAAGACTCCACAAGGTGCAGTACCTGCCTATCTGCTGGATAGAGAGGGGCAGTCCCGCGCTAAAGTACTTTCCAATATGATTAAACAAAAACGAAAAGAGAAAGCG GGAAAATGGGAAGTCCCTCTGCCCAAAGTCCGTGCCCAGGGAGAAACAGAAGTATTAAAAGTCATTcgaacaggaaagagaaaaaagaaagcatgGAAGAGGATGGTTACTAAAGTCTGCTTTGTTGGGGATGGCTTTACGCGAAAACCACCTAAATATGAACGATTCATCAGACCGATG GGCTTACGTTTCAAGAAGGCTCATGTAACACATCCTGAACTTAAAGCCACCTTTTGCTTGCCGATACTTGGTGTAAAGAAGAATCCCTCATCCCCACTATATACAACTTTGGGTGTTATTACCAAAGGTACTGTCATTGAGGTGAACGTGAGCGAGTTGGGCCTTGTGACACAAGGAGGCAAGGTTATTTGGG gAAAATATGCCCAGGTTACCAACAATCCTGAAAATGATGGATGCATAAATGCAGTCTTACTGGTTTGA